The DNA segment TGGGTCCTCGCCCGGGGAATTGCCCGCTCGAACTTGTTTGTCGTGTTCTTTGTCGCTCACGGCATCCGTCATGATCGAAGGCTTGGATCCCATTCAATTAAAGTAGGAAATTCCAGATAAGCACCCGGTAATGGGACCACCGGGGCCCATAAACCGATGAACCGGGAAAACGGAGGATATTATCAGACTTTCACGTGACGGCCACCGCGGTTAGCGGAACGGGTTTGGCCGTCCGCACCGTAGGTGTCGGCCTGGCTGCCCTGTTCGGCACCACGCAGAATGGTCATGGCCTGATCCACCTGTCGGGATTGCAGGTGCAATTGCTGACCATTGTTCTGGTTCTGTTCTCGGATCTTGCCCAGAAGGGGGCGCAGGGCATGCCATTGGGGGCGCAGCGCTTCCGGCAGATGCTTGTCTGGATCAGTATTGTCAGCTTGGATCGTCGGCAATGCGGTCAGGAGTCGCTTGAAATGCCTATCCATACCCTCGCTCAGTCGCAGCTTGCTGGCGGCGAGGGATTCCAGGGTTTCATGATCACGGTTGCCCAGGGCTTCTGATTCTTCCACCAGAAGCCGCTCAAAGGCCGCCGCATGCTCATGCAGGGCAGAGAGATGTTGTTGCAGGTCTTGTGTTGCGCTGGTCACCAGGGCCTCCCGGGCGATCTCAGGCCTTTAAAGCTCCCGGCTGTCGCGAATCAGTGCATCCGCAATTCGGCTGGCGTCAGCTTCATAATCACCGCGTTCAATGGCATCCCGCAGGGCGGCGACGCGTTCCTGATCCACACCGGTGGACTCGGCCACCCGTTGCTCCAGGGACTGCATCTGACGTCCGGACTCCGACAGGCTGACCTGGTCCGTTTCCGGACGGCCACTTCCCGGGGATTCCTGGGACGCGCGATTGCTGTCCGCCGGGCTGTTGCGGCGGTCATTCTGGAGCTGGTTCTGCCCCTGAATCAGGTTGTTGACGCGATCAATCATGATCTTCCTCTCCCCCGGAAATGCCTGCTTGCATCCCGGGTAACGGCCGAATTTGCCTGGACTTTAGGCCTTTCGTGAAAAAATGTCGCTTTTTCCGCCCGGTTGCGAGTGCATTCGGCCTGATTGAGCCTATTTGCCCATCATCCGGGCTTTAAAAGCGGATTTCAACTGTACCTTCTCCTGTAATGACACCTTCCAGCTCCTTGCCGGAACTCAAATTCTCCACCCGGATCCGTTGACCCCGGGCGCCGTCCTGCAGGGCCTTGCCTGCCATGCTGACCGACACGGCCTCACCTTTTGCCAGCAATCGCACCCGTTGGCCTCGCTCCACCAGTCGCCGGATTTCCAGATGCCCCGGTTCCAGCACCGTTCCTGGTGACAGATTCCGGCGCAGGCGCATGCCCAGCACCTCATCCAGGGATTGGTAAAAATTCCGGCGCAGGGTGCCTGCGTCCCGTTTCTCCAGGGTGACATGCTCGGGACCGATTACCGAGCCGCGTTGCAGCACGTCCTGGATCACCACCACCGGGGTGATGATTTCCATGGAAACCGGAACGAATATTTGCCACTCCACCGGCCCAGTACAACGCACGCCAATGGTGGTGTTACCGCCATCGATCTGCCGTCCGGTGGGCAGCCAGGCCTCCAGGCCTTGCTGGCAGTGACGCAGACGCATTCGATTGTCAATACGACCGGCCCGGGCCGATACCTGACTGTCGCTGCCGGCTCGGGATTGGACAAAGCTTTCCGCCACCTGCCGGATCTCGGCATGGTCCTGCCACTCCGGCTGATCGGCCAGCAGGATGCCCGGCAAGGCTAGGAAGCCAGCCAGAGCGGTCATCTTGTGTCTGAGGCGTCGGTTCATCGTCACATTGCGTCCATTTCATCCCTCTGACGGTATTTGTAGCAATTCCCATGCCATTGGGAATGAATTTGTTTGGGCCTGACAACGGCCATGGACCGGGGGTGACAAGCGGCAAGGGATGGCAATGCGGCAGCGGGGGCGGCAAGGAAGCCGGCAAAAGCGGAAAAGGCATGCCGCCCGAATCAGGCGTTATGTTTGTAAGTGATTGAAAATAATTAACAAAAAAGGTTGGCACGGCAATTGCGATAAGTCCCGTCAAGCAAGCGAGGAGACGCCATCATGCCAATCGGATTCGAACAAGCGCTCGGCGCCCAGCAGGAAGCCCTGCGGGTCTATCAGCGCCGTCATCAGGTTCTGGCTTCCAATCTGGCCAATGCCGACACTCCGGGATTCAAGGCCCGGGACATCGACTTCAAGACGGCCCTGCAGCAAGCCGGCCAGTCGGGCGACACCCAGATGCAGACCACCAATGCCCGTCACATGGGCGGGGATATGGAAGGCCCCGGTGGCGAGAAGCTCTATCGGGTGCCCAATCAGCCGTCCCTGGACGGCAACACCGTGGACCCGGATCTGGAAATGAGTAGCTGGGCCGAGAATGTGCAGCGTTACCAGGCCAGTCTGCAGTTCACCAGCGGTCGCTTCTCCTCCATGAAGCACGCCATTACCGGACAAGCGAGAGGGTAATCACCATGTTCAACGTTTTTGATGTAGCCGGTTCCGGCATGAGTGCGCAGTCGCTCCGGCTCAATACCACCGCCAGTAATCTGGCCAACGCCGACAGCGTGAGCGGGGATATCGAGACCGCCTATCGCTCCCGGCATCCCCACTTCCAGGCGGTCATGGACGGCTTTGATAACCCGGATTCAGTGAGCGTGCGGGTGGACAACATTGTCCGCAGCGGGGCACCGGTGGAGGCGCGTTACCAGCCGGAGCATCCCGAGGCCGATGAGGAGGGGTATGTCTATGCCTCCAATGTGAACCCGGTGGAAGAGATGGTGAACATGTTGTCGGCCTCCAGGGCATATCAGAACAACATTGAAGTGATTAGTACCACACGGGAAATGATGCAACGCACGCTGCAGATGGGGCAGTAAGCCACTTGGGCCCATCGGGAGGTAGATAACCATGATTTCAGCAAGCGGAACAAACCCCTTCGAGCAATTCGGGATACGAGGTTCCGGGGAGGGAAACAACGGGGGCAAGGGGAATGATGAGTTGGGTCAGGAACAGTTTCTGACGCTCATGATAGCCCAGTTCCAGAATCAGGACCCCTTTGAGCCCATGGAAAACGGTGAGTTTCTGGGGCAGTTGGCCCAGTTCAGCACCGTATCCGGGATCACCGAGCTCAAGGATGCCTTTGGGGATCTGTCCGGTGCCATGCAATCCAGTCAGGCCTTGCAGGCTTCCG comes from the Natronospira proteinivora genome and includes:
- a CDS encoding flagella synthesis protein FlgN, which gives rise to MTSATQDLQQHLSALHEHAAAFERLLVEESEALGNRDHETLESLAASKLRLSEGMDRHFKRLLTALPTIQADNTDPDKHLPEALRPQWHALRPLLGKIREQNQNNGQQLHLQSRQVDQAMTILRGAEQGSQADTYGADGQTRSANRGGRHVKV
- the flgM gene encoding flagellar biosynthesis anti-sigma factor FlgM produces the protein MIDRVNNLIQGQNQLQNDRRNSPADSNRASQESPGSGRPETDQVSLSESGRQMQSLEQRVAESTGVDQERVAALRDAIERGDYEADASRIADALIRDSREL
- the flgA gene encoding flagellar basal body P-ring formation chaperone FlgA: MNRRLRHKMTALAGFLALPGILLADQPEWQDHAEIRQVAESFVQSRAGSDSQVSARAGRIDNRMRLRHCQQGLEAWLPTGRQIDGGNTTIGVRCTGPVEWQIFVPVSMEIITPVVVIQDVLQRGSVIGPEHVTLEKRDAGTLRRNFYQSLDEVLGMRLRRNLSPGTVLEPGHLEIRRLVERGQRVRLLAKGEAVSVSMAGKALQDGARGQRIRVENLSSGKELEGVITGEGTVEIRF
- the flgB gene encoding flagellar basal body rod protein FlgB, producing the protein MPIGFEQALGAQQEALRVYQRRHQVLASNLANADTPGFKARDIDFKTALQQAGQSGDTQMQTTNARHMGGDMEGPGGEKLYRVPNQPSLDGNTVDPDLEMSSWAENVQRYQASLQFTSGRFSSMKHAITGQARG
- the flgC gene encoding flagellar basal body rod protein FlgC, giving the protein MTMFNVFDVAGSGMSAQSLRLNTTASNLANADSVSGDIETAYRSRHPHFQAVMDGFDNPDSVSVRVDNIVRSGAPVEARYQPEHPEADEEGYVYASNVNPVEEMVNMLSASRAYQNNIEVISTTREMMQRTLQMGQ